From a single Populus nigra chromosome 18, ddPopNigr1.1, whole genome shotgun sequence genomic region:
- the LOC133678182 gene encoding uncharacterized protein At3g17950-like — MLDPTNDILPPPSSPTNSSISSSDLDTESTGSFFHDRSTTLGTLMGVTFPAITFRAPSQHRHPAAASSTVTASANGGNPRRNTKKRRNLAASSVAERRRRRWWSLCRDGGGAKPASLGEFLEVERRFGDAAAELEGVMVAEQPRNGGVNGRLLFADGRVLPPADVVDDGGSSSSTAGALWRFPVSLTGICSGGTG; from the exons ATGTTGGATCCAACAAACGATATCCTTCCACCTCCATCTTCCCCCACCAACTCCTCCATCTCCTCCTCCGATCTTGACACCGAG TCTACAGGGTCCTTTTTCCATGATAGAAGCACTACATTAGGTACTCTAATGGGTGTCACATTCCCTGCCATCACTTTCAGAGCACCGTCCCAGCACCGTCATCCCGCTGCAGCCTCCTCCACGGTAACCGCCTCCGCGAACGGTGGAAACCCCAGGAGGAACACCAAGAAGAGAAGGAATCTGGCGGCTTCTTCGGTGGCGGAGCGGAGGAGGCGGAGGTGGTGGAGCCTGTGCCGGGATGGAGGTGGGGCTAAGCCGGCCTCTCTGGGTGAATTTCTGGAGGTGGAAAGGAGGTTCGGTGATGCCGCCGCGGAGCTTGAAGGCGTGATGGTGGCAGAGCAGCCGAGGAACGGAGGAGTGAATGGACGGTTGTTATTTGCTGATGGCAGGGTTTTGCCACCTGCAGATGTTGTTGATGATGGGGGGTCATCATCGTCGACGGCTGGTGCTCTTTGGCGATTTCCGGTTTCACTTACAGGGATCTGCAGTGGTGGCACTGGATAA